The stretch of DNA GATATCCAAATTTGTATGAGAATTATTAACAATTCAATCAATGGCAATTCAAATTTTGATATCATAACCTTTTTCAAGCAAAAATAGCTATTGGGAtatatagtttttgtgaaatgGAATTACGAATTGTGATGAGATTTTGGCCACGTCGTCCACCCCTAACATGTATTAATGGTACAATGCAACAAAATAAGTACCAGTATTGGCCAAACTAATGTCAGTACACCAAACACTCTACCAATAAAAATCAGCTTGAATTTTaggtttcatttcatttccGCAATTCTGTGTACATCTCATGTGTGGTCCATAAATTGTATCATGTACATACAGGTATACTATCAACCACTTTGTGCTTTAGATACCTGAAGACGacattaacatttataaaatgctattttttacCAATTGTCCAAGTTTATCCACATTGTCCAGGAAATACTTCACAGATTCACCCTAAGAAGAAAAAAGATACACAATCATTATAAGGTCTCCAGTGTGTCAAACTTTGAATGTCTTCTGCTGCGTCCCAATTTCCCTATTTTATCCATTTCCTGTTACTCTCTACATCCCCGtccaaaaatttaataaaataaaaataattgtgagTTATtcgttttttctctctcttttacactcacacacacacaaacaatacaACATAATATTTTCCACCAGATCTTCTTGTCCAAGGCAGACCCTACTATGATATACTAGGTAACTCTGGCCTTATTCATAAGCAATTTTACCTAATACAAAATTAGGAAAATGAGACTCTGCAGCATGGCCGCTTATTGGCTTGCTTTGTGGGGTATGCAAATCAGCAGTAAGTAGAGAAAGTGACTTGGTcaacaaaaatgaatgtttatcgCTAAATAAATACGGATAAACATGTCTTAAAATCACAACTTGTACAACAATGGAGATTTTAGTTGGAAAATTTGAGCTAATCCTAATCTCAGTCACAAGGGTTCTACCCCTGAACATGCATGATCTTATCTTTATAACTGAAATGCAAACTACATTCATACACAGACAGAATGCCCTCATTGTCGCAAGTAAAATcacttcatttgtgttccaacTCATACCTGTGCATTACTCTCAGGTTTCAACCACTGTCCACACTATGCTCACAACAAACATGATTGCTTGAGCATAATCAGtccaataatataaaaaaaaaaaaatggctgctTATTTGCATTCCAAATACATGAAATATATAAGCAAACATTTCACCATGATTAATGCTCTGGTGCAAAATCTTGATAGGAGAAATTATGCAAGTACACTGAGCTTGTCTGCCATGATTCATAATACCAAGCTGTTTAACAACAGATCAACATTCCTTCAAGTTCAGAACCCCCACAATTACACAAATCCTATGAAAAATATTGAGCGGATTCTATATCCAAAACTTTAGAACTAAGAACAACTGAAATGATCATGTTGAACAATgcacaataattaaataatgagTGATCATTTCATATTTACCAGCTGAAACTCTCTCCGTCTGTCATAAGCATTCTGAATACCACTGTCTTGCCACAGGGCACGGATGGAGGGCAGGTAGTTCAGAAAGACTTTGGTCTCCACCATCCCTTTGGCCATCAGGGACGAGCGGGTGTCAAAGGCCATCACTGTCTCCCCATGAACCTGATTCTCAGGATCTCCCCAAGGGATGTGCAGCTTCTCACGGGCATCCACCAGCACTCGGACACCTAAACAGAGATATTAGAAATATTGACATGTTAAATTcctataaaaatacatttgaggCTGCTGATATGATgtactttaaaaagaaaatgaaatggcATTAGTTTACTATGCATCCTCAGACCATAAGTTCTTTTTTTGTCAACATCATCAAACTTATAAAAAgaggaaatataaaaaaagattttcatttttttaaggtCAACAAGGTCAGATAGGCTACAGTGAGTTCTATAACTAAGTATTTTataagttattataaagtgaacaaaataaatatacttcttATATAAAGTGACTGTAATAATATGCATGTCGATTTCAGCACCCAAATGGCAAAGAAATAGTTTAGGAGCTAATTTTCCTGAATTTTAAGTAGCTAATTTTAGTAGCTAGTAacataagaaaataaatgattttacatttaataaatggcATTAAAACTAGTTTTGTAATATGTAAACTTAGTCAAAGCCTCATCcttatattaattaattcattcattcatgtaagTGGATATCTAAAatagatattaaataatatttgtattgaaAGGTGATGACTAATACTGAGGGAAAACAAGCATTTTGTCAAAGTGGAAGCAGGAGATCAAACCTAAACATTACTAAAAAAGCTTACTTTTCCTTCCTAACATCTGTAGCATTTTTATCTGTTTTGTCAGGCATGTCTCAAGAATCAGTTGAGAAACATATATCAGAATAATGTCATAAAACAATCACACATCCAGATGACTAAGACAGACCAAAGTAGGCGCTGTACTTTCTGTACTCTCTGTTCTTTCTCTAGAGGCGCCAAGTTTACTGAAAGTTTTATGTGAGATTGAACATAGGCTACATATGGAAATGTTTTCGAAACAGCGGTGTCCGTTTTTTAAGTCCGAACACTTTATGTGATATATAACTGGAGTTCAACAAACCCAGAATTTAAAACCATTAACGTTAGCCTTCACGTCGTCTATGGGCTGGGTGAGCAATCGAAAGTTTGCGAAAAGTTACGCGAAAGAAGTCGATAAAACACTTCCACCTGCAGCCACAATCAAATTGAGCTTTCATTGAAGTGTTCCTTTATTAATAATGAACTTGTCTCTTTCGATTTCAAACTACTGGCGTGGTACCTTTGATAACATTGCTGTAGATCGTAGCCCGGAACTCTTCTTTGGCCCGCTGATCGAAGTCCTGCCCATGAATTATGCGCATTTGTTTGAGGAAAGTTGACTTGCCACTTTCGCCTGCTCCTAACAGCAAGATCTTCACCAGTTTCTTCACATAAGTCTTCTCTCGATACAGGCTTTTATCGATCTCCTTAGACTTTCTAATTTGGTCAATTTCGCCGCTGGAGAGAAGACAATTGGGGATACAAACTATAGCAGTCCGGGAGGGCAGGAAATCCGCCATCTTTGTAGTAACGACTTCATGGATACAAACTCGCTCTGCCGCGCGAGGCGCGTTCACGTATTCTTTACAAATAGGCGGATACCACGGGTGTGGTTTAATGTTTGGAAATCAATAAAGCACATTGACAACTATTTATTGTTTAATCAATTATGTTTATTGGGGTGGGCAATTCCTATTAAGTGTCCTATCGGATAAAACAATACTCTGTTTTTACACAACTGACAATATAgtaaacaacaaacaacatcattttatatatatatatattttataagtaTTGCAGGCGTTTCTTGTAAATTctacaatttaatattttacacagACTATCAGTAAAGGCTACGTTCACACTGTCAATTTCTGGGATTGACAACCgcattttctttatatatatttcatctTGAGACTCTGACACTCGTGCAGTAGGCCTAGTTTTTTATTTCCATCCTGTTAGGATCCTGTTCGTTTGTCATTGCCATTGTGTAAATAATGAAGTTCTGCTGTAATAAAGTTTTAGTGTCCAGAGCATATTTTGTCGTTTTACAGACACACCTCAAATTACAACACAAgcatataacatttttcttttcttttctttttttttttcttttttttttttttaattgcgtGCCTAAATGGTCCTGCATatgaatgataataaaataaacattttacatgCGCAGATTAAATTTTTCTTCGCAGTAAAACCTTTTTATTTACGATAATCACAATAAGAAATGGTTTATGgattataataatcataaatccagcttttgtttttttccccatttcaATCGTGTAGTTTGTTGTCAGCCCCAGGTGCCTTCATGTGAAAAAGATGACACCACAGCGCCATCTATCGCGTTACTGTAATCACTGCCCTCAGCATACAGGTTTACCTACATGAGCAGAGCTGTTACCTGATTGGCGCACACAGCCATCGTCTTTGTGTGCATCAGTGATGATTATAGATTAGACACAGCCAAAACGATAGTACGATTACCTACCGAGTATTTCCCATTTCATTCTCTCGTCTTCGACCGTCGACAGACTGTGACTGCGTGAAGAGGCGAATATGACCATAAGAAATGTACGGGACCATGGGCAGAGATACAGACCGCGTATGGCATGCCTGAAGAAGGTGGGTTGAGAGCATCATCCATAGCTCATCTGTGTTATTTACGTTTTCACGAATGAGATAAGAATAATGCTAGATTTCATTTATATAATCTAACAAGTAATCCTTCATGCCTTAAGATCCAGTGATATTTCTGCTTGTCTTGCTGTATTTGAGAGCAGCAATATAATTACTCTAATGCTGATTATCATGTAGTGTTGTGGGCTGTCGATTTCACTTTCAGTGGTGATTCGATCCATTCAGAATATTAAGTGTCTTGTAGCCTATAtgccaaaatgaaaaaaaaaaagttgttacCTGGAAcagaaacaaattattttaagagtATGCGAACACTGCCCTTGTTTTGGTCACAGAGAAACTTTtcaattaaatcaattaaaattgtaaattaaattgcgtttgtctttttttattttttttatttatttacatacatagCTACATTTTTCCTATGTTGTTTTCAGGTCAGGATTTTTTATTGATTCAACACTCCTTGTacattgattttgatttttgtgatgtttttttttttttttactttctagattttgttcatttgttttccagttacacaaaaaaaatcaaattaattgttaatttgtaaattatattataaatattctaaattaaaaaagtttaattaatttgctttacaacaataacaaaaattaaactggTGTCAAAATCAAACTTTTCAACCACGTTAAACTTAATTAATGATGATGAAAACTCATAAAAACTGATTTGTAAATTCATTACATAATTTAGAAATGAAAGAAATTGTTACATATTATATGCATTGTGAAGATTTTATGACATatgaattaaatcatttttacagtgtaagtgTTAATTGTTTATTAGCAGCTTACTCTCAGGTAAGGTCACTGTGTGCTAATGGTATTAGTCTAGCTTTGCCATGAGCCTCTCATATAATGCAGTCCCTATTTTATCACTATGATACTTCAAACTGCACGCTTGAAGCAATCCCCCCACAGTGCGATCCACTAGAATATGTTTTATTAGTGCATTGCTTTGCTCTTTGCCAATGCACAGATAGTAATGACCCAATAACTCGGCCAAGAGCTTTCTGTGATCCAGACCAGGGTGCAGCAAGAGTTCACAGTCTTCAAAAGCCAGTGACCCTGACAAAGCAAGAAAAACTTCAAACAGCCGAGTCACAAATCAATCACAGAGCATATTTCAAAGAGGTCAGTCGCAGCCCCTTCAGACCATAAACCAGCAGGGATGACTTCACGGTGGAATAATTTAGTGAGATGTGCACACAGGTTGCcacaaggtaaaaaaaaaaaaaaaagaggttttatattgtacatattgcttttttttttgcatgttagGTGGAGAATGTGGTGTTGGAGATGCAGGACCCCAAAACTGGAGTGAAATCTCAGACCCAGAGGCTTGTAATCACCACCATCCCACATGCTATAACAGGTGAGATCCTCAGAAATAGCTGCTACCATTACTCAAGAGCCAATCTTTACAGGTTTCAAACTGATGAAAACTATGAGATGTAAGACACTgcacttttaattaaaaatagtagGCTCACCTACTCATTTGTATTGATTTCTGCAGTTAGATTACTCTTCGGGAGGAGCTAGTCATCTGTGCGGTCCATGCATTATGTGGGTCTGAGACTGAAGAATCTATTGCCATGACAACCTCTGAGCAGCTGGTTGCAATGACTCTCTCCTCTAGGCTGCATGGTTTCAGGGAGGAGAGCTCTTGTAATCTCCACCGTCGGTCTTAATGCTGTCAGCCAGCTACATGTAACATACAGCGTATGATTAACTTAAATTTGTGATTGCTTAAACTTAATTGGAGCCTTGGATTATTCACAGCAGttttgatataatttatatagtgGAAAGACACCTGAGGTTTTTAGTTAAAAATTCATTGAAATGACCTGGTTTTCTCCTCAGGCTAGCAGACACTAATGAAGCGACTCAGATTCACCCCTGCAGAGATCTTCTCATTAGTCTCCTATCACGAGACCCTCAGCGGGACACACAGTGGTGCACAGAGTCATAGCGCGATACCTATTTTGAGAACGCACCTTTGTATTGTGTCCAATACTAACTGTAGTGGTCTTTATGAATCTCtcattccaaaataaataaatataaatgataaacttataaattatatattttgtaattattctCTGCCATTTTAACTTCCAATTcagcttttttattttgcataggCTCTTCTCTGCCTCTTAAAGCTATGGTAGgcataaacattttttgataTACTGGTTGATAGTCTCTTCAAAGcctgatcagtctataattaaagggttacttcaccccaaaatgaaaattttgtcattaatcacttacccccatgtcgttccaaacctgtaaatgcttcgttcgtcttcagaacacaatttaaaatattttggatgagaaccgggaggcttgtgactgtcccattgacttccaaacaattaacactgtcaaggcccagaaaagtatgaaagacatcgccaaaaatagtccatctgccatcagtggttcaaccgtaacgttatgaagctacaagaatactttttgcacGCAAAGAACATGGATACGCTGtgttcgttcaaatcaaagcgtaaacaaacATAGAAAGCGTATagaacagcgtacgcagtttgcgtccagcagatattctccaaaatggcgctacgctgacgcAGAGAGGAggcgaattgttgaataaagtaattattattgttttctttgcatacaaaaagtattctcgtagcttcataatgttacggttgaaccactgatggaagatggactattctgacgatgtctttcatacttttctgggccttgacagtgttaattgtttggcagtcaatgggacagtcacaagcctcccggttttcatcaaaaatatcttaaattgtgttccgaagacgaacaaagcttttacgggtttggaacgacatgggggtaagtgattaatgacaaaattttcattttggggtgaagtaaccctttaaagtggtctaaatatatatatatatatatatatatatatatatatctgcatTGCATTCGGCCCGAAATTCAAAGGCAAAATGTGAAGACTTGTCAAAATATACAGAGACAGACATCGAGGTAAAGCAAGGGTAAACATTGGCTGTGTTTTTACAAAGATGGAGGAATTTGATGGAAAGTTTGTGTTTCAGTCATTCTGACAAACTTGAGTTTCTTCTTGATAAGTTAAAATTCTagttaaaagtattaatatgtTGGACCTTTTATTGAAAATAGCCTATTTTACTGGTTAAGCCACGCCTTCACTTTTATAGACCCATTAGAGCTGTGTTTGTGATGTCGGTGGGAACTGACACGCTAAAGGAGCATTTGCAAAGATTGTTTGAaaacatgctttatttttttagttccgcTAAGTGGCACTCAGCAGAGACACTGATAAAAGCTTTAATAGTTTCTCATTATGTTTCATAAATGCTCATATTATTATTGACTGGCTGCCAGGATGCTTCtctagttttattttagtatcattgagatactagtttttattattattatgattttgttttgtatgtttttgtcatttcttttttaaatgtctctatagattttatttctttttttcattattttagtattgtgcatcactaaatgaaaatgagaaatgttttcttggcaagtagctgaaataattgtttgatataggcctattttatttcacatttactttatttaaaagtttatttatttatttttatttttttgtagtagTTTTGGTTAACTGTAATAACcctggtgtgtgtgttttgctgatGACTCCTGGTGGGCACATTCAATCTGAAGGCCAAATTTCCCACCCACTGATACAGTCTTTTATTACtctgaaatgttttactgtaaCTGTTAACGTGTTTATTGCGTACATTGTTCTTGCAGGGGAAGATATTGTTGCATGGATCACTAATCGATTCAAAATAGATGCAACGGGTAAGTCAAGTACatcgttgttgtttttttgtttttttttagtaatataataattctgaaaaaatatatcCCACTCCAGATCCGTATAAAGTATTACAGATATGCTTTAAGATATTCTTGCTATGCAATTTGATGGTGTGATTTGGTGATTTGGTGTACTGTTCATTTGGGTCTTGCTTAAATGTATTAACTCTAAATGCTTAGAGGCCCGAGCTATGGGGACCATGATGGTGGCGTTTGGGTACATCTATCCACTACAAGATCATAAGAGACTCATCCTTAAACCAGATGCATCCCTGTACCGCTTTCAGGTAACTTTCACAAACAACCTTCATTACGctttccatgaaaatattaagctacacaactgtttacaacattgttaataatgagaaaagtttcttgagcacaaaatcagcatattagaataatttctgaatggTTGCTAAAAATGATGCTTTGCCCATCACAGAAATGATTAACATATATATTACAGTAGAAAGCagttgtgataatatttcataatattacttatttgactgtatttgatcaaataaatgcagccttggtgagttcTTCCTTCCATATGCTTTGTACTAATCTTTTCCATTCCTACTTCTTTACATTTCTTCTTCCAGACCCCATATTTTTGGCCTGCGCAGCAGTGGTCGGTGGAAGACACAGACTATGGTGTGTAATCATCTTTCGTTTTTCATGCATACTGATAGGTTGTCATAGCTATAATTCACAGTGAGGTTATTCATTATTCTTCAAACAGCTGTCTGAGATAAAGAATGTGATAAATTGCTTTCATGTTGAATCATATCACATCTTTTATTGGCAAGGTCAGATGTTCATATGTGTATTTCCAGCAATTTATTTGGCAAAGAGAAATATACGCAAGAAAGGGATGTTGGAGCTGTATGAACAGGTAATTGAACATCTTATTCTTCATTGTCTTAatactcatgtattaaatatatattaatttctcTGAAATCCTATGTTGTAATGCAGAGGGAGAGGAACTCGCTGTAATAAATTGCATGACAAATTACAAGACTAGACATAAAATGTGTATGTTTCTCTACTCAGGAACAGTACAACAATCTTTACAAATGGATGAATCACAAGTGGGATTTTATTGTAATGCAGGCCAAAGAGCAGTACAGGTGGGTCACACTTCACTTTAAATATTgcagaatttttattatttatcatgGCTCAGTCAATCCGTGTGTACACGGGCTAGTGAATGTTTTTCTTGCTCAGGCATACACTGCCTGGCCAAAAAAATCATACGCTAATATTTCATTTGACAGCTTTTAGCTTTGATTACTGTGTGTATTCATGTGGCATTGCTCCAACAACCTTATGCAACACCACATTTATTTCCATCAAGAGTTGCATTAAGTTTTGGCCAAGATCTTGTATTGACAATGGGATAGTCAAACCCTTCTTTAAAGCCGATTCCATCACATCTCAAAGACTTTCAGAAGAGTTAAGGATACAACTCTATGGTGACCAATTCATGTGTGAAAATGATTTCTCATGCTCTCTGAATCACTCTTTCACAATTTGAGCCCAGTGAATCTGGTCATTGTCATCTTAGGTACTTTTTCAGACATGTTAATCACTGCAAAAATAATCCAATCCTAGATCCTTCagtatttgcttatttaaatcCAAACAGCAACTTTTTGGCCAGGcagtgtttatttcatttatatagcTATTAGTTTCAgcatatacagtggtggccaaaattttTAGAACCCTGGCAAATTTAGAgaggtttcagttgtttttgttgaattggcTATTGCAATACCCATAAAATAAACTATTGCCAGAACTACCTGCGGCGGAAGGAATCTTCTGGAGCCTTGAAAATGATGGACTGGCCCCCTCAAAGTCCACACCTCAACCCCATCGAGCAAATTTGGGGCGAGTTGGAAAATAAACTGGACAGATCTATTGTCCATTCAAAGGAAAACCTTTGGCTTGAGTTGCAGAAGGCATGGGAAAACATTAGTGTTGAAGTTCTCAGGAAATATATTGACACTATGCCAGAGAGATGTGCTGCTGTAATTGCTGCAAAAGGTGGATATAAAAGTGGATAAAAACAGTACGACTCACTTCATCTGATATTTGTTGTGCTCAGAGCAACCATCTGCATGATTCATGAACATTGTGAAATGAAACCATGTTTTGGAGGCAAAAAAGGTCAAtagttctaataattttggccaccactgtaaaAGACACATTGGTTTTTGTGTAGGGCGGGTAAGGAGAGGAAGAAGCCAGACCGGGTGGTTTTTGACTGTCAGGAACGGGCCTACTGGGTTGTACATCGGCCACCGGTGAGTTACCTTTAGACTGAGTATATAAGGTCAATTAAAGTGACATATTTCCTCGCAAAGTGACTTAAAGATGTGAAAGTACAATTGTGCTATTTCCACTCAACAGCCAGGAACTGTTAGTGCCATGGACCATGGACACGACAGGATGGTTGACCCTAATATGGAGGAGGTAAAGGTATGTGTGAAAAATGATCGTATCTTCTAAAgagataaaacaaacatttttgactAGGCCTTCAAAATGCAGTATAGTAGGTCTGACGAAGAATCTTGTAATTAGTCACGGGGCTGTATATCTAACATTAACAGACACTACTGCTGAGATTATGTTTGTGATGAGAGGCTATTGTTCTGGGCTTATCAAGGATATTTCTAGTATGTCAGCTTATATCCAATAGGATTTCAATGATCATAATCTGACTGCTTGCCACTGCAAAGGTCTGATTGCATTCAATAAAATAGCTTTGTCTTACaccctttctctctttcttttctacAGATTCCTAAACTTACCTGTTGAGACACATGACAAGAAACAGCAGATGACTCCAAAATGAAAGCACACACTCAGTGGATCATGAAATTGGATGGACTCTGTTTAATAGAAATGAGtgcatgctttttaaaatgacattggAGACCATGTTTACTCTCTCTTCACAGAGACTCATAACACAAACATTCTCAAAAAGTCAATCTTTTGCTTTCAGAACTGTCCTTTAGTATGAGTCACCACTTCCTTATGTTGCATAAACTGTTTCTAAAATTGTTTTACAGAATAAAACAACTGACTACTACAGAAGAATAGTAAGTACCAAAGAACTTGAACTAGTACAGATATTCAGATGCAAAAAGCAATGATAATTTGACCAATGAATCACTTTGTTTTCTTGCAGATTATGTTCACTCAGCAGTGTATCATGAGACCAAGGGTGAAGTCGTCTGTGTCAATTGGAGCGTATGTTACTGTAATATAACTTATGTTATGGGTAGAATCTGATCCtgtatattaaaaagaaaatatttattacatgattatattgcattatatgtactgtaatattttaataatataattttttattttattgtaattttttgcaGACTTGTTAAGTACACTACAACATGCAAAGAGCATGACCCATTTCTCCATGCCTGCCTCCCAAGCAACCCCTGGATAACAGATGATATTACATATTGGACCCTCAACATGCCAAAGTGAGCCAGatacaaaatttttatttaaataaaagcttgtttttttcttaattaaacatttgattaaatattgtgCGTTTGGTTCATACAGTGTTGAGACCCCTACTAAAATGAGGGTGGAGCGCTGGACTTTCAGCTTTGGAGAACTGCTTATGGACCCTCGAGGAAGGGCCGATTTCCGCCTTTTCCTTAAAAAAGAGTTCAGTGGTATGCATTTTTCTAAACTTGCTCCACTAGATTAGACTTATTATTAAGAAAGCAATTTAATTGCTGATGCTCATAATCAAAActgcaataattattatttattagagGATACTGTGACTATAATCTGATTGCTGAATAGGTGAGAATCTTGCCTTCTGGGAGGCGTGTGAGGATCTGAAATGGGGTGCTGCTGAGACAATGAAAGAAAAAGCTCAGCACATATATAAGTAAGGAACACATTTTtggcaatttatttctgtgaggGAAAGCAACCATTTTCAGCAGCTGAAATGTAATAATGGCttgctgaatatatatattaatgaaactaatgacaaataaataaataataaatatcatcATTTAAATCTGGCATTTTTCATTCTTATTTGATTAGGACATTTTTGGCCCGTGGAGCTCCACGTTGGATCAACATTGACGGCAAAACAATGGAAGTAACAGTGAAGGGTTTGGCACATCCTCATCGTTATGTACTGGATGCTGCTCAAACTCACATTTACATGCTCATGAAAAAGGTCACTGATCTCATGTAAAACTTTGCAGCTCAAATGCCTTGTGCTGTTTACAAACTTGAATTTAATTTTGGCTATGATCTGTCATTAAGGACTCATATGGGCGATATCTCAAGTCCCCAGTCTTCAAGGAAACTCAAAAGAAGGCCGTTGCTCCTGAACCACACAGATTCACGTGAGATGTGCCTTTCTGTTAGTTTCTATGCTTTATAATGCATAactgacattaaaaatgttctttactcTTTTCAAATGTCTTCTAGTGAGACGCAGTTGGAGCAGAATTCCAAGAGAAGGCGACCCAGCCTGAGTCCCATCATCCTCAGACAGCAGGAGGAAGAACAGAAGGCCAAACTTGCAGCAACTGGCCCGGTGGACATCACACAGGTCATGAGCAAACTGGAAAGGAAACAGAAAAAGTGAACCTAGAGACCTAGAACACAAAGAATAGATATAAGCAAATATTTATGATAAACAAAAAGGAAAACCACCTTTCTGGTCAAAGCAATTAACAGACTTGCAAGCCAATTTATTTACATAGAGAACATGTTGCTGTGTTTGTAATATTACACAGATATTTCTAGTTTTTGAAAGTTTgcttgatatattttttaaatggcatCAAAAATTTCCATTTTGCCTTTTTAGTAGGCCATTATGTTGCGCTTTCACAGTTTTGtcaatcacagtcatttttaatctttgtcatatttat from Onychostoma macrolepis isolate SWU-2019 chromosome 12, ASM1243209v1, whole genome shotgun sequence encodes:
- the rgs9b gene encoding regulator of G-protein signaling 9b; translation: MTIRNVRDHGQRYRPRMACLKKVENVVLEMQDPKTGVKSQTQRLVITTIPHAITGEDIVAWITNRFKIDATEARAMGTMMVAFGYIYPLQDHKRLILKPDASLYRFQTPYFWPAQQWSVEDTDYAIYLAKRNIRKKGMLELYEQEQYNNLYKWMNHKWDFIVMQAKEQYRAGKERKKPDRVVFDCQERAYWVVHRPPPGTVSAMDHGHDRMVDPNMEENKTTDYYRRIIMFTQQCIMRPRVKSSVSIGALVKYTTTCKEHDPFLHACLPSNPWITDDITYWTLNMPNVETPTKMRVERWTFSFGELLMDPRGRADFRLFLKKEFSGENLAFWEACEDLKWGAAETMKEKAQHIYKTFLARGAPRWINIDGKTMEVTVKGLAHPHRYVLDAAQTHIYMLMKKDSYGRYLKSPVFKETQKKAVAPEPHRFTETQLEQNSKRRRPSLSPIILRQQEEEQKAKLAATGPVDITQLCRFTAPVPHLAVYTGICEAQSTASPGLMTLPNSAACPSPISVAIDSTPASERRFDGNGGPSSSHFPSIAEASVSEEENQPPAPKSRMALSLSRLLRRGCNAPSVFASLSPKCAVASGGGKVQPLGVEPLAQPQPRRIANFFQIKVDIPPECRIYPIDSEDEEDNSPDTARGGVKEIICPWETVTKQDGAG